A genomic window from Salvia hispanica cultivar TCC Black 2014 chromosome 5, UniMelb_Shisp_WGS_1.0, whole genome shotgun sequence includes:
- the LOC125189661 gene encoding uncharacterized protein LOC125189661, protein MDDHLEETQLDKAMPWIGAYIAAASAVCTVAMAADAFNGFRLKKLWFPCTYFSLNPTFLTLLGVAMKLALDLTAVMKNVKIAKLTSLIFLSTSMANFTSSLGSIDGKHVLSNVVALAILVSTVLVDVTIRFIMLNRINFYILPMILMFLSLVTLVSLAAAAPAMKQSLEAAYREKYRVTLNEDQEGMLRNEGLGIDERKRFMMKYWVMAATSNPEFVMARSVICTMSALLNLISLITLSIAYVVQWRRYKGPFINLDSVYGGSVRWILYTQIVGVVVATIAPLSRWLVVVSFKQATANLARMMDEMKVEDYWFQPLVDLRGRFSSLKILGRGKFLYDVKWYVVTFFIGVQISIMLLSKLFVLISSFLMGPLFCCWERFFTNESESNKGPSFSSYAVLLPGEAELPATVVRNICKEAENMIKKGRTKQPKRLASFISKSVCFKGLGLFDNIQIPPLHSQEPPNCWSLPVVTLASIALAIPHIPEEKRENLLHSVKEGLDLTKLVEKTLLKNDRDLNNTREAADMCWGLVLLYKKWFDVDIKKMSLECKDSSEMLRELSGKAKTMVVEFLTSSSTKNPLDWPGRVIAANSMYRICQSVMLFADEDDEGVFERVCVMMSDVMAACFTNLGNVMNVMCRGSEIEKREKSVGKAFKILGKTEEIVEAVQRLEWPAMDHERAVKIEEWQAWFRQTGKVAVGIVETLVCSRDEQLAIQVDMITSNSTFPLQLP, encoded by the coding sequence ATGGATGATCATCTAGAAGAAACGCAACTCGACAAGGCAATGCCGTGGATAGGCGCCTACatcgccgccgcctccgccgTCTGCACCGTCGCCATGGCCGCCGACGCCTTCAACGGTTTCCGCCTCAAGAAGCTCTGGTTCCCCTGCACCTACTTCTCTCTCAACCCGACCTTCCTCACCCTTCTCGGAGTCGCCATGAAGCTCGCCCTCGACCTCACCGCCGTCATGAAGAACGTCAAGATCGCCAAGCTCACTTCTCTCATCTTCCTCTCAACTTCCATGGCCAACTTCACCTCCTCCCTCGGGTCCATAGACGGCAAGCACGTCCTCTCCAACGTCGTTGCCCTCGCGATTCTTGTGTCAACGGTTCTTGTCGACGTCACAATCCGGTTCATCATGCTGAACCGGATTAACTTCTACATCCTACCCATGATCCTcatgtttctctctctagtcACCCTGGTTTCGCTGGCGGCCGCAGCTCCCGCCATGAAGCAGAGCCTGGAGGCCGCCTACCGCGAAAAGTATAGGGTAACTTTGAATGAGGATCAAGAGGGGATGTTGAGAAATGAGGGTTTGGGGATTGATGAGAGGAAAAGGTTTATGATGAAGTATTGGGTGATGGCGGCAACTTCCAATCCTGAGTTCGTGATGGCTCGTTCCGTTATCTGCACCATGTCGGCCTTGCTCAACTTGATCTCCCTGATTACCCTCTCGATTGCCTATGTCGTCCAGTGGAGAAGGTACAAAGGCCCGTTTATAAATTTAGATTCTGTGTATGGAGGCTCCGTTAGGTGGATTCTCTATACACAGATTGTGGGGGTTGTGGTCGCCACCATAGCCCCCCTCTCAAGATGGCTGGTCGTTGTTAGCTTTAAGCAGGCAACGGCAAACCTGGCCAGGATGATGGACGAGATGAAGGTAGAGGATTATTGGTTCCAACCCTTGGTTGATTTGAGAGGGAGATTCTCAAGTTTGAAGATCTTAGGACGAGGCAAGTTCTTGTATGATGTGAAATGGTATGTTGTTACTTTCTTCATCGGGGTTCAGATCTCAATCATGCTCCTCAGTAAATTGTTTGTGCTCATTTCTTCGTTTCTCATGGGTCCACTCTTTTGCTGCTGGGAGCGGTTCTTCACAAACGAATCAGAAAGCAACAAAGGGCCGAGTTTTAGTAGCTATGCAGTTCTGCTCCCAGGCGAAGCAGAGCTGCCAGCTACTGTAGTAAGGAATATATGCAAGGAAGCGGAAAACATGATTAAGAAAGGTAGAACAAAGCAACCAAAGAGGCTTGCAAGTTTCATATCCAAATCTGTTTGCTTCAAAGGATTAGGATTATTCGACAACATCCAGATTCCACCCCTACATTCTCAAGAACCCCCAAATTGTTGGTCGTTGCCAGTGGTCACACTGGCAAGCATTGCTCTAGCGATCCCTCACATCCCGgaggagaagagagaaaacCTTTTGCACAGTGTGAAGGAAGGCCTCGATCTAACTAAGCTAGTCGAGAAAACCCTGTTGAAAAACGACAGAGATCTCAACAACACCAGAGAAGCTGCGGACATGTGTTGGGGGTTAGTCCTTCTTTACAAGAAATGGTTCGACGTTGACATCAAGAAAATGTCACTCGAGTGCAAGGACTCGAGTGAGATGCTTAGAGAGCTCTCAGGCAAGGCAAAGACGATGGTGGTCGAGTTCCTAACTAgttcgtccacaaaaaatccTCTAGACTGGCCGGGTAGGGTTATTGCTGCGAACTCAATGTACAGAATCTGTCAAAGTGTAATGTTGTTCGCTGACGAGGATGACGAAGGGGTGTTTGAGAGAGTGTGTGTGATGATGTCGGATGTTATGGCGGCGTGTTTTACGAATTTGGGTAATGTGATGAACGTGATGTGTCGAGGGAGCGAGATAGAGAAGAGGGAGAAGAGCGTTGGGAAAGCGTTTAAGATTCTAGGGAAGACGGAGGAGATCGTTGAAGCTGTGCAGCGGCTGGAATGGCCGGCCATGGATCACGAGAGAGCGGTGAAGATAGAAGAATGGCAGGCTTGGTTTCGACAGACTGGAAAGGTTGCTGTCGGGATTGTTGAAACCCTAGTTTGTAGTAGAGATGAGCAGTTAGCTATACAAGTAGATATGATCACTTCAAATTCCACATTCCCTCTTCAACTTCCTTAG
- the LOC125189086 gene encoding uncharacterized protein LOC125189086, translated as MIAGDAIEGKQSLAISTEVDRESDGGDDLSQYSSCGGESEFERYCSASSAMGTPSFRGSSFYDSDFGSLKSFKLGGEISEFHKIRDSESRRGVIDNGVLSLNERIEGFVSGGVDLGGNFDADGDWGNETESGMKGVRDRNVRIGGEFDETGNERKFSDGKEGLGIEGGENRNLSDESEASSRCEHSEGEDSMFGCGSDDERRIGVYYEKNARFRDEESGIKENRLVMNSAVAFGSDDWDDFFHERSENTNGSMIWGEFSKTVAPSGNGSSSFSAGNSACNQVESGDRSSEVYVNAQSTVTSNLIQRDARSEDAKQVVASRNQVSEIDELDGYLGSVASVNDIFQTKKNPLEKASAIEEFKTESEIESRNVTTREAISIHHDFASERTNHENRNLEVETLCDSVVTQKDLVAAKGKEEKETKSSEGSCSFAFPLVADTIGVTAAKSDFSSVFDQIEDHFVPAKKRDFELNEFYDEFVNDMEDILLDSTESPVSRLAYSTRISHPQFHRPSRDGGSNASTSGTDHAHNSINPSLKIDRVEVVGARQRKGDVSFTERLVGVQKYTVYKMKVWSGEDQWEVERRYRDFYTLYHRLKKIFSDNGWILPPCWSSAERESQKVFGNASPDVIAARSVLIQECLQSIILQRFPANSLNAVTSFLSPTEMVPSSPVSDTGISQSALANKGTQESDFSSLGKTISLFVQIRPLKSVKRMLDEQHYRCAGCHRNFDDGRTRLKELVQALGWGKPRLCEYSGQLFCSSCHTNDTSVLPARVLHHWDFTRYPVSQLAKSFLDSIHDQPMLCVSAVNPFLFSKVPTLQHVANVRNRIRAVLPYVRCQYRGSIQKGLGSRRYLLDSNDFFALKDLIDLSKGFFSALPVMVETVSRKIQEHITDQCLICYDVGVPCGARQDCQDPVALIFPFQEGEVEKCRTCALVFHKNCFKKLANCPCGARFKKEETKRSSNESTRVVDSNLVSLAGTAEPSSGILAGLFSKVMPARSQISRKREAEGVGNVIPMGSLPSTSLEF; from the exons ATGATAGCCGGCGATGCGATTGAGGGGAAACAATCCCTGGCGATCTCCACCGAGGTCGATCGCGAATCGGACGGCGGAGATGACTTGTCTCAGTACTCATCTTGCGGCGGCGAATCGGAGTTCGAGAGGTACTGCAGCGCCAGCTCAGCAATGGGGACCCCTAGCTTCCGAGGCAGCTCGTTCTACGATTCTGATTTCGGCTCCTTGAAAAGCTTCAAACTTGGCGGTGAGATTTCTGAATTTCATAAGATTCGCGATTCGGAGTCGCGTCGTGGTGTAATTGATAATGGCGTTTTGAGTTTGAATGAGAGAATTGAGGGTTTTGTGAGTGGTGGTGTTGATTTGGGGGGGAATTTTGATGCGGATGGTGATTGGGGGAATGAGACTGAGAGTGGGATGAAAGGGGTAAGGGATAGAAATGTGCGAATTGGGGGTGAATTTGATGAGACCGGAAATGAGAGAAAGTTTAGCGATGGTAAGGAAGGGTTGGGAATTGAGGGAGGGGAGAATAGGAACTTATCGGATGAAAGTGAAGCTTCGTCGAGGTGTGAGCATTCGGAGGGTGAGGATTCCATGTTTGGATGTGGTAGTGATGATGAGAGGAGGATTGGTGTGTATTACGAGAAGAATGCGCGTTTTCGTGATGAGGAAAGCGGGATAAAGGAAAATCGGTTGGTCATGAATTCTGCAGTGGCATTTGGTTCTGATGATTGGGATGATTTTTTTCATGAGAGGAGTGAGAATACTAATGGTTCCATGATTTGGGGTGAATTTAGCAAGACTGTTGCACCAAGTGGGAATGGCTCTTCGAGTTTTTCTGCTGGCAATTCAGCTTGCAATCAAGTTGAATCTGGTGATAGGTCATCAGAGGTTTATGTGAATGCTCAATCCACTGTTACATCGAATCTTATTCAACGTGATGCTCGATCTGAAGATGCAAAACAAGTGGTTGCATCCAGAAATCAAGTGAGTGAGATTGATGAATTGGATGGATATCTTGGAAGTGTTGCTTCTGTTAATGATATAtttcaaacaaagaaaaaccCACTGGAAAAGGCCTCAGCAATCGAGGAGTTCAAGACTGAGTCAGAAATAGAAAGCCGAAATGTGACTACAAGAGAAGCCATCTCCATTCATCATGATTTTGCATCAGAAAGGACAAATCATGAGAATAGAAATTTGGAGGTGGAGACACTTTGTGATTCTGTAGTCACTCAGAAAGATCTAGTGGCAGCAAAAGGTAAGGAAGAGAAGGAGACCAAATCATCTGAAGGAAGCTGTTCATTTGCATTTCCATTGGTGGCTGATACGATAGGGGTTACTGCAGCTAAGAGTGACTTTTCTTCTGTGTTCGACCAAATTGAAGATCATTTTGTTCCAGCTAAg AAAAGGGATTTCGAGCTAAATGAATTCTATGATGAATTTGTTAATGATATGGAAGATATACTACTTGATTCAACTGAGTCTCCTGTATCTAGATTAGCCTATAGCACTAGGATAAGTCACCCCCAATTTCATCGGCCTTCGAGAGATGGAGGCTCTAATGCATCTACATCTGGCACAGATCATGCTCATAATTCGATTAATCCATCTCTCAAAATTGATAGGGTTGAGGTAGTAGGTGCTAGGCAAAGAAAGGGAGATGTTTCATTCACCGAACGGCTGGTTGGGGTCCAGAAATACACCGTATATAAAATGAAAGTGTGGAGTGGTGAAGACCAATGGGAGGTAGAACGTCGTTATCGCGACTTTTACACACTCTATCACCGGctgaagaaaatattttctgaCAATGGATGGATTCTTCCTCCGTGCTGGTCTTCCGCTGAAAGAGAATCGCAAAAGGTCTTTGGTAATGCTTCTCCAGATGTCATTGCAGCGAGGAGTGTTCTTATCCAGGAATGTTTACAGTCCATTATCCTCCAAAGATTTCCTGCCAATTCTCTCAACGCTGTAACTAGTTTTCTCTCCCCGACAGAGATGGTGCCTAGCTCTCCTGTATCTGATACTGGCATATCTCAATCAGCTCTCGCCAATAAAGGAACACAGGAAAGTGATTTTTCCAGCTTGGGGAAAACCATCTCACTCTTTGTTCAGATACGCCCTTTGAAATCTGTGAAACGGATGCTAGATGAGCAACACTACAGGTGTGCAGGATGCCACAGAAACTTTGATGATGGTAGAACAAGGTTGAAGGAACTTGTACAGGCACTAGGCTGGGGTAAACCTCGTCTTTGTGAATATAGTGGCCAGTTATTCTGCTCTTCATGCCATACCAATGATACTTCTGTATTGCCTGCCAGAGTTCTTCATCATTGGGATTTTACTCGATACCCTGTATCTCAGCTGGCTAAATCATTTCTAGATTCTATTCATGACCAG CCAATGCTATGCGTCAGTGCTGTGAATCCCTTCTTATTTTCTAAAGTTCCGACATTACAGCATGTGGCAAATGTCCGAAACAGAATAAGAGCGGTGTTGCCATATGTTCGCTGCCAGTACCGTGGATCCATCCAAAAAGGTCTTGGATCCCGGAGATATCTTCTTGACAGCAATGATTTCTTCGCTCTGAAAGACCTCATTGATCTTTCCAAAGGATTTTTCTCAG CACTACCAGTGATGGTTGAAACAGTCTCTCGAAAAATTCAAGAACATATAACCGACCAGTGCCTTATATGTTACGATGTTGGGGTTCCCTGTGGCGCTCGTCAAGACTGTCAAGATCCCGTTGCTCTCATTTTCCCCTTCCAG GAAGGAGAGGTAGAAAAGTGCAGAACCTGTGCACTGGTTTTCCACAAGAACTGCTTCAAGAAACTAGCTAATTGTCCTTGTGGCGCTCGTTTTAAGAAAGAGGAGACGAAGAGAAGTTCTAATGAGAGCACCCGCGTTGTGGATAGCAATTTGGTTTCACTGGCCGGAACAGCTGAACCTAGTTCTGGAATTCTCGCTGGCCTCTTCTCTAAGGTAATGCCAGCCAGGTCTCAGATCTCCAGAAAACGAGAGGCAGAGGGCGTCGGTAATGTTATCCCGATGGGTTCGTTACCCAGCACCTCCCTCGAGTTTTGA
- the LOC125187644 gene encoding uncharacterized protein LOC125187644: MSFLTFLIGSTKSWQPAMTVNTTASSYWLNWRLLLCSLWVLMSMVFASLLISRHECRRNSQENANGQDRESTGILYEDEVWRPCLQSIHPGWLLAFRVFAFLVLLSMLILNVAVDGGTILYFYTQWTFTLITIYFGLGSLLSIRGCYEYNRGSTEVHLDTERGKGKDPNQHHDVREEAGFLAYALQIIFQMNAGAVMLTDSVFWFILVPFLVIKDYHFSFLIINMHSINAVFLLGETALNSLRFPWFRIGYFFLWTSVYVLFQWILHACVWIWWPYPFLDLSSSYAPLWYSTVALMHIPCYGVFVLVMKGKHWALKRWFPETYWYARPQ, from the exons ATGAGTTTCTTGACATTCCTCATTGGTTCCACAAAATCATGGCAGCCAGCCATGACAGTGAACACAACAGCTTCATCATACTGGCTGAACTGGAGATTGCTGCTTTGCTCGTTGTGGGTGCTGATGTCGATGGTGTTCGCCTCTCTTCTCATATCGAGACATGAATGTCGAAGGAACTCACAAGAGAATGCAAATGGACAGGATAGAGAATCAACAGGGATTTTGTATGAAGATGAGGTGTGGAGACCCTGCCTTCAAAGCATTCACCCCGGCTGGCTCCTCGCCTTTAGAGTTTTCGCGTTTCTCGTGCTTCTTTCCATGCTTATACTAAATGTTGCTGTTGATGGAGGGACCATTCTTTACTTCTACACTCA GTGGACTTTCACACTGATAACCATATATTTTGGG CTTGGATCCTTACTGTCTATTCGCGGATGCTATGAATACAACCGAGGCTCCACAGAGGTGCATCTTGACACGGAGCGTGGCAAAGGCAAGGATCCGAATCAGCACCATGATGTTCGCGAAGAAGCAGGATTCTTGGCCTATGCTTTACAGATCATTTTTCAG ATGAATGCCGGAGCTGTGATGCTGACGGACTCGGTCTTCTGGTTCATACTAGTCCCCTTTCTTGTCATCAAAGATTACCATTTCAGCTTT CTGATCATAAACATGCACTCAATAAACGCGGTGTTTCTGCTCGGGGAGACTGCTTTAAACAGCCTG AGGTTTCCATGGTTTAGAATAGGATACTTTTTCCTCTGGACTTCTGTTTATGTCCTGTTTCAATGGATACTACATGCCTGTGTCTGGATATG GTGGCCTTATCCCTTTCTTGACCTCTCATCATCCTATGCTCCATTGTG GTATTCAACTGTGGCATTGATGCACATACCGTGTTATGGCGTTTTCGTGCTAGTGATGAAGGGGAAGCATTGGGCTCTAAAGAGGTGGTTTCCTGAGACATATTGGTATGCTCGACCTCAGTAA
- the LOC125186357 gene encoding BOI-related E3 ubiquitin-protein ligase 1-like — MLGGGGGSNGNPMFPGYVEENRAQYNNNTLPQLQLFANVPIQCGAGVGTINHVGNRHAPAGNHPINRGGDGDTLSMQQKLHISLNNNFCQDEAGRIGTVLNPNPVSTGLKLSYEEEERNSSVTSACENMKTNVPSVLSFGNSVKMEIDRQTEEFSRYIKLQEESVLKGVREINQRHSVSLLNALEKGVHRKLQEKELEIESMNRKNKELGDRIKQVAMEAQSWHYRAKYNESVVNVLKSNIQQLMEQGTAQAREGSGDSEVDDAVSSSNHQRVIPNDSKNKHPPRCRACNTKQVSVLILPCRHLCLCTDCEGFIDVCPVCQVMKTASVHVYM, encoded by the exons ATGctaggaggaggaggaggaagtaACGGGAATCCAATGTTCCCTGGTTATGTGGAGGAAAATCGTGCCCAATACAATAACAATACATTGCCTCAACTGCAGCTTTTTGCAAATg TTCCAATTCAGTGTGGTGCTGGCGTTGGGACCATAAATCATGTCGGGAACAGGCACGCGCCAGCTGGCAACCACCCTATCAACAGAGGTGGGGATGGAGATACCCTGTCCATGCAGCAGAAGCTTCACATATCTTTGAACAACAACTTCTGTCAGGACGAAGCTGGCCGTATTGGCACTGTTCTGAACCCCAATCCCGTATCAACGGGGCTCAAGCTCTCGTATGAGGAAGAAGAGCGCAACTCCTCTGTCACTTCTGCTTGTGAGAACATGAAAACCAATGTCCCTTCTGTGCTTTCCTTTGGCAACTCCGTCAAAATGGAGATTGATCGACAGACTGAAGAATTCAGCCGGTACATCAAACTCCAG GAAGAGAGTGTCTTGAAGGGAGTACGAGAGATAAACCAAAGGCACTCGGTCTCTCTGCTAAACGCCCTCGAAAAGGGGGTGCACAGGAAACTGCAAGAGAAGGAGCTCGAGATCGAGAGCATGAACCGGAAGAACAAGGAGCTCGGCGACAGGATAAAGCAGGTGGCCATGGAGGCACAGTCGTGGCACTACAGAGCAAAATACAACGAGTCAGTTGTGAACGTGCTCAAGAGCAACATCCAGCAGCTGATGGAGCAAGGCACGGCCCAGGCCCGCGAGGGATCCGGGGACAGTGAGGTGGACGATGCAGTGTCAAGCTCGAATCACCAGAGAGTAATCCCAAACGACTCCAAAAACAAGCACCCTCCGAGATGCAGGGCTTGCAACACGAAACAGGTGTCCGTGCTGATCCTGCCTTGCCGGCATCTGTGCCTGTGCACGGATTGCGAAGGGTTCATCGACGTCTGCCCCGTGTGCCAGGTAATGAAGACTGCTAGTGTTCATGTATACATGTAG